From the genome of Sediminibacter sp. Hel_I_10:
AAGTGGCAGATTAAAATGTTCGATAAGCTGTTCGCAAATATTTTGCGTAGATTGACCAGTATAAGAAGCGTACAAATCTTCTGATACTTCAATATTCACAGCGTTAAACATTTGGTAATAAGCATTTCGATGAAGTGGCTCAGTGTCAACAATGACTCCGTCCATATCAAATAATACGGCTTTAAACATAGCAAGGCAATTAATTAGGCTCACGAATATAAAAAATTAGCCTCTTAAAATCAATACTCAGGCAGAAATTTGTTTAAAAGAAACAAATATCCGACAACCTAAATTCATAACAGTTTAAGACATAATCATTAGTGTATTTTGGTTTTAATGTCTTAGTTACCTAAGAGATAGGTCACCATTTTTTAAGATTTTTACTCTATATAATTTATGATCAATATCAATTGAGAGATTATTCATAGATCAATATTGCTATAATTGTAATTAAAATCTTACTTTTTTATATATTATATCGAATAATTTAGTTAAATATCGGTTTTATTGCTGAGTATACTTTAAATTGGCTGAACCTTAAAACCTACTTATTATGAAAAAATTAAACTTATTATTAATTGGAAGTATCGTGCTTTCTACAGTGAATGGCTTTGCCCAAAATGCGAACAAGAAAGATTTTCATGCATCCCCAAATCCATCTTATGAAATTAAAACTACGAAAACATTCTCTAATTTTACGGCTTTAACTTTTGATACTTTAGACTCCTCAACAGAGTTAGGTGACAACATAGGCGTTTACTATTTACATAATTCCAGATCTTTAATGATCAAGAATATCAATGTTGAAAAAATAAGCAAATTGGCCATTTTTGATTCCAGAGGTAACCATTATGGCAGTTTTGAGGCTAATGAATTTGATAGCGATCAAAAATTGGACCTGACATCATATGAATTTAAATCAGGTTACTATATTATTTTGATAGTGATCCACGATAAAACCATCTCTAAGAAGATTTATATTTCAGCCTAAGCTTTTATAATCTAAACAAGTACTTACTGAGTTTTTACTTACTTTTGATTTCAAAAGAATTTTGATGTCAAAAGAAAAATTTGGAGTAAATACCATTTGTACACATGTTGGGGAAATAAAAGACGAACAGTTTAAGGGAGCTGTGTCGCCGATCTATTTGTCAACCTCTTATGAATTTGATAATGTTGACGTTAAGCGTTACCCTAGATATTTTAATACGCCTAACCAAACCCACTTATCTAAGAAAATAGCAGCTTTAGAACATACTGAAACGGCCATGATTTTCGCAAGTGGCATGGCCGCTATCAGTACAATGCTTCTCGCATTTTTAAAACAGGGAGACCATATTGTAGTTCAAAACACGCTATACGGTGGTACCAGTAATTTTATTCGAGAAGAATTTCCAAAATATGGTATAGAATTCACTTTTACTAATGGCTATGAAGTTGCCCATTTTGAAGATGCAATACAATCAAATACCAAGGTCATTTATATTGAAACGCCTTCAAATCCTTTATTGACCATCACCAATATTAAAAACATTGCAGACTTGACTAAATCTAAAGGTCTAGTCTCAATGATTGACAATACCTTTGCAAGCCCTATAAATCAAAACCCCGCCGATTTCGGGATTGACCTTATTATACATTCTGCTACAAAATACCTAGGCGGGCACAGTGATATTCTTGCTGGTGCAGTTGCCGGTTCTCATATACACATGGAGCGGATTTGGAATGTAGCCAAAAACCTTGGTGGAAGTTTAAGCGACATGACCGTCTGGATGTTGGAGCGTAGTATGAAAACATTAGCGCTAAGAGTTAAAGCACAAAATAAAAACGCCCAAAAACTTGCTGAGTTTTTAGATAAACACAGCGATGTTGCTAATGTATTCTACCCTGGTCTTAAAAGTCATCCAGAGCATGAACTAGCCAAAACACAAATGCGAGGTTTTGGAGGTATGCTTTCCTTTGAATTAAATGATGGCATCGATGCCATGACATTTCAAAAACACTTAAAACTTATCAAATCGTCAATGAGCTTGGCTGGTGTGGAAAGCACCATGCTCTTGCCTTCACGAACATCTCACGCATTGCTATCTCAAAATGAAAGAGACCAAATAGGAATTAGTGATCGTCTTATCAGATTTTCAGTAGGTATTGAGACTTTTAAAGATTTAAAAGCAGATATCAAACAAGCCATAAAAACAACAAAATCATAATTAAGTGCATAAAAACAACAAACACTCAGAGAATTACGATTTTCAAGAGTTAGTGACTATAGAAAGCGAGCTTGCTCAATTTGTTCATACCAACAAGTTTGATAAGATCACTATTGATTTTTCAAATTCTAAAGCAGTAAAGATTTTAAATAAAGCTTTACTTAAAAAGCATTACGGTATTCAATATTGGGAATTTCCGAATGAACATTTATGCCCACCAATACCAGGTCGGGTGGAGTACATTCATGTTTTAAATGATTTGTTGAAATCATCTGGATTGAACAAAGACATTAAGATTTTAGACATAGGAACGGGTGCAACCTGTATTTATCCATTGTTAGGGTCTTCGGAATACGGATGGCATTTTATAGCATCTGAGCTAGATCAAAATGCTTTAAAAAATGCAGAGGACATTCTTCGGAAGAATGATCTAAAGCGTCAAATAGAACTTCGTTTTCAAGAGAATCCTCAGCGGGTTTTGGAGGGGATCTTAAAATCTTCAGATAAAATTTCGGCAGCAATGTGTAATCCGCCGTTTTATAAAAATGAAATGGAAGCTGAAGCTTCAAATGAAAAAAAATTGAAAGGGCTTGGTTTGGACGCTTCGCAAGGGAAAAGAAATTTTAGTGGCACTTCCAAAGAACTTATCTATCCTGGAGGAGAGAAAGCCTTTTTACACAACTACCTTTACCAAAGTTCTCTGCAAAAAAAGAGTTGCTTTTGGTTTACAAGCTTAGTATCTAAAAAAGAGTTGATCAAAACGATGAAAAGTTCTCTAGAAAAACTCGGTGCAACCGAATTTAAGGTCATTCAAATGGAATTGGGAAATAAAATAAGTAGAGTAGTGGCCTGGTCTTTTTTAAACCCTAAGGAACAAGAAGCTTGGAAGAATAGTAAATAGTAGTTAAAAAGTTAGTTAGAAGAAATACGTTACATATGAAATTAGACATACTTGCGTTTGGTTCTCACCCAGATGATATAGAATTAAGTTGTGCAGGCACCATTGCTAAAGAGATTGCCAATGGGAAGAAAGTGGGAATTGTTGATTTAACTCGGGGCGAACTAGGTACTAGAGGCACAGCCGAAACTAGAAAATCTGAAGCTGCAGAGGCCGCGAAAATTTTAAAAGTACATGTTAGGGAGAATCTCGCCTTTGATGATGGGTTCTTTATAAATGATCAAACACATCAATTGGAGATCATTAAGATGATTAGAAAATACCAACCTGAAATCATTTTATGCAATGCTATTAAGGACCGCCATATCGATCACGGCAAAGGAAGCCAATTGGTAAGAGACGCTTGTTTTTTAAGTGGCTTAAAGAAAATTGAAACATCTCTTGAGGGTGAAAAACAAAAACAATGGCGTCCCACTCAGGTTTATAACTACATCCAATGGCAACCCATTGAACCAGATATTATTGTAGACATCACAGGCTTTGAAACCATCAAAATGGAATCTGTTTTAGCTTATAAAACACAGTTTTATGATCCAAATAGTAACGAGCCACAAACACCAATATCAAGTAAAAATTTCACCGATAGCATTTTGTATCGCGCAAGAGATCTCGGAAGACTCATTGGTGTAGAATATGCAGAAGGCTATACCGTAGACCGTTACATTGGCGTAGATAGTTTATTTCATTTGAAATAATAATTCTAAAAAAAAGTCTTTGCAGAATCTAGTAAATCATTTACATTTGCAATCCAATTTACAGTGGTTGATGTTATGTCCTTGGATATAATAAACAACAAAACGCTTAAATTGAAAAATGGTGGTTGTAGCTCAGCTGGTTAGAGCGTCGGTTTGTGGTACCGAAAGTCGCCGGTTCGAACCCGGTCTTCCACCCAAAAATAAAGCTTCCTATATTTAGGAAGCTTTTTTTGTGGTGTTAATCAAGCAAGTTGTAAACCATTGAATAAAAAAGCCCCGAAACTTTTTGTTTCAGGGCTTTCCAATTTAGTTTTGAAGTGCTTCAAACTTCAAATTATTACACTTTATAACACTTAAAGCCTTCGAGTAGTTCAAAAGAAAATCGATGGTTTCTTCCTTCGGGTTTAAATCGTCCTTCTTTTTAGGACATTCTGAGTAAAGTTTTGCCATTTTAGGTTTATTAGTTGATTATAATTTAATAAACGTAACAAAACTTCACTTATTGTATCAATTTGTTAAAACGATATTATTTTTGTCAATGACCTTTCTTAGATTGATAAGCGCATAGCGCATTCTTCCTAAGGCGGTATTTATACTTACGCCAGTACGCTCTGATATTTCCTTAAAGCTCATATCCTTATACATACGCATCACCAATACTTCTTTTTGATCTTCTGGTAATTCCTCAATCAATCTGCGTACGTCACATTCTACTTGATCCTTTATCAAGCGTCTCTCTGCATTTAAAGCGGGATCCCCAAGAACCGAAAAGATGCTAAACTCACCAGAGTTATCAAATTTTGGCATACGGTTATTGCGTCTAAAATGATCAATTACCAAATTATGGGAAATACGCATAACCCAAGGTAAAAATTTACCTTCTTCATTATACTTACCAAGTTTTAGGTTTCTAATTACCTTGATAAAGGCATCTTGAAAAATATCTTCGGTAACATCTCTATCGAACACCTTCGAATAGATGAAACCATATATTTTTTGTTTGTGTCTTTTGATTAATACGGATAGTGCACTTTCGTCACCATTCATGTAGTTCTTAACTAATACAGCGTCTGGGATAAGCTCTTGATTCATAATACATACTTTAAGGGCAAAGAATAAACTCAGCTTGGGGTTAAAATTTTTTAAAGTAATATTATGTTATAGGCGACTTATTTTTAGTTATTTATGATTCCAAATATAACAACATTCATTCCGAAAAAACAAAAAAAGATAACAAACTTTAACAATTTAACATACAATAATCCATTTTAAGGGCTTGTGTAGATAGCTTATCTTTGCGTTTTCTTTTATAAAATCTGCTATGGCAAATCATATATTGGATGTAAATCCAAAACACAATATCATCATCAAGGGAGCTCAGCTCCATAATTTAAAAAATATTGACGTCGTTATTCCTAGAAATAAACTGGTGGTTATTACAGGATTATCTGGTTCTGGAAAATCCAGTTTGGCCTTTGACACGCTTTATGCAGAGGGCCAACGTCGTTACGTAGAAAGCCTTTCTAGTTATGCGAGACAGTTTTTGGGTCGTTTAAATAAACCCAAGGTAGATTACATCAAAGGCATTGCTCCGGCTATTGCTATAGAGCAAAAAGTGAATTCTACCAATCCGCGCTCCACAGTTGGCACAACTACAGAAATTTACGATTATCTAAAATTATTGTTTGCCAGAATAGGGAAGACGTATTCCCCTATTTCTGGAGACTTGGTCAAAAAGCATCGCACAAAGGATGTTTTAAATCTCGTAAAATCTTTCGAAGAGCGTGAAAAGCTTCTTTTGCTTGCCCCAATTACTCTAGAACCCGGTCGGAGTATGGAAGATAAACTCAACGTTTTAAAACAACAAGGATACGCTAGGATTCAATATAAAGAAGATGTTCTTAGAATTGATGACGCTATTGAAAAGAAGATAAAGGCTGATGTGTTTTTAGTGGTAGACCGAATCATTGTAAAACATGAAGATGATTTTTACAATCGCCTGGCAGATGCCATAGAAACGGCTTTTTTTGAGGGTAAGGGCACCTGTATTATCGAGTCTTTATCAGATAAAAAGCGAACAGAATTCAATAATAGATTTGAGCTTGACGGCATGGTTTTTTTAGAACCAAATCCACATTTATTCAGTTTTAATAATCCATATGGCGCTTGCCCAAAATGTGAGGGTTACGGTGATGTTATAGGTATTGATGATGATTTAGTGATTCCAAATACTGCTTTATCGGTTTATGAAAATGCTATTTTTCCTTGGAGAGGCGAAAGTATGAGTTGGTATAGGGATCAATTGGTAAATAATTCTCACAAGTTTGACTTTCCTATACATAAACCATTTTTTGAACTTTCTGATGCGCAAAAACAACTCATTTGGGAGGGCAACAAGTATTTTGAAGGCTTAAACGACTTCTTTGCAGAGTTAGAATCTAAAGCCTACAAGATTCAAAATAGAGTCATGTTATCGCGCTATCGGGGGAAAACAAAGTGCAGCGTTTGTAATGGGAAACGATTAAGAGTTGAAGCCAATTACGTTAAAATAGCCAATGTTACCATTACCGACCTAGTTGAAATGCCTCTCGATAGATTAGTCATTTTCTTCAAGCAGCTCGAACTAAATGATCATGATCTTCAAATCGCAGAACGCTTACTTAAGGAGATTAATAGCAGACTATCATTTCTAAGCAATGTTGGGTTAGATTACCTTACCTTAAACAGAAAATCAAATACGCTTTCTGGTGGAGAAAGTCAAAGAATCAATTTAGCAACGTCTTTAGGGAGCAGTCTTGTAGGTTCTATGTATATTTTAGATGAGCCCAGTATTGGTCTGCATCCTAGAGATACTGAAAAGCTAATTACCGTCTTGAAAGCCCTTAGGGATTTAGGCAACACCGTTATTGTGGTTGAACATGATGAAGATATCATGCAAGCGTCTGATGAAATTATTGATATTGGTCCAGAAGCTGGAACATTTGGAGGAGAAGTTGTAGCCGTTGGCACCTATGCCGACATTCTTAAATCTGAGTCCTTAACCGCCAAATACCTCAATGGTACTATGGAAATTGAGGTTCCGAAGAAAAGAAGACAATCAAAATATCATATTGATATTATTGGTGCTAGAGCAAATAATCTTCAGAATATAGACGTCACATTTCCGTTAGAAATGTTAACCGTAATCACAGGCGTTTCCGGTAGTGGTAAAAGCACCCTAGTCAAGAAAATTTTATTTCCTGCCATTCAAAAGGAGTTAACGGGATTTGGAGATAAGCCTGGGCAGTTTTCAGAATTGAAAGGAAATTATAAAAACATTAAACAAATTGAGTTTGTAGACCAAAACCCAATTGGTCGTTCTTCACGCTCAAACCCTGTAACTTACATCAAGGCTTATGATGATATTAGAGCACTGTTTGCAAATCAAAAACTAAGTAAAATAAGAAATTTTCAGGCAAAACATTTTAGTTTTAATGTTGATGGCGGTCGCTGCGAAACTTGCAAAGGGGAAGGTGAAGTCACTATCGAAATGCAGTTTATGGCAGATGTACATTTACTCTGCGAAACTTGTAATGGTAAGCGTTTTAAAAAGGATGTTTTAGAGGTCGCTTTTGAAGGTAAGTCTATTGATGATGTTTTGAACATGACCATTGATGACGCTGTTGCCTTTTTTGAAACGCACAAGCAAGATAAAATTCAGAAAAAACTACAACCACTTCAAGATGTTGGATTAGGCTATGTCACCTTGGGGCAAAGCTCATCAACCTTATCTGGTGGTGAGGCTCAACGTATAAAATTGGCGTCTTTCCTCGGAAAAGGGAGCAAAAGTGATCATGCGCTCTTTATTTTTGACGAACCAACCACAGGATTGCATTTTCATGACATCAAAAAATTGTTAAAGTCGTTTCAGGCATTAATAGCAAAAGGCCATTCTATAATTGTAATTGAGCATAATTTGGATTTGATAAAATGTGCCGACTATATTATTGATTTAGGGCCAGGAGGAGGAGATCGTGGCGGAAAATTATTAGCAGCCGGAACACCTGAAGACATCGTTAAAAACAAATCTTCAATTACAGCAACATATCTCAAAGACAAACTATAAAGACGCTAAATTTTGGAGCTCTAGTAAAATAGAAACGCATAAAAACCAATAATCACAGCCGCAGTGGGTAATACAAGAGCCATAAAGGTAAATGTAGCAACGTTGCACTTAAAGAAACTCCAGAACCATCCGTTTTGGTAGAAGCGCTTAAGTGCAATAAATAGATAGAAATAGGTGGACAGAATGGTCAACCAATCCAACCAATCAGGAATATCCCAAATTAAATTCAATCCAAACACAAAACTGAACACGATAAATAGAAAGGAGAAAAAGTAAAAGCTAAACACTAAATGATGGGCATAACGACCTCTGTTATAGTATAACAGTTTTAGAATAAGTGCAAAGAGCGGTAACAATATAAATAATGCGATGGGAATGGTATCAATAAATGTTTTTAAAATACTACCACCGTCTCTTTTTTTATAGAACTTCAAAGCTTGTGCGTAAGCTTTTCTTTGAAACCAGCCCGCATCACTCTCCATACCCATAGATTTATAAATATCGGTTTC
Proteins encoded in this window:
- a CDS encoding PLP-dependent aspartate aminotransferase family protein, giving the protein MSKEKFGVNTICTHVGEIKDEQFKGAVSPIYLSTSYEFDNVDVKRYPRYFNTPNQTHLSKKIAALEHTETAMIFASGMAAISTMLLAFLKQGDHIVVQNTLYGGTSNFIREEFPKYGIEFTFTNGYEVAHFEDAIQSNTKVIYIETPSNPLLTITNIKNIADLTKSKGLVSMIDNTFASPINQNPADFGIDLIIHSATKYLGGHSDILAGAVAGSHIHMERIWNVAKNLGGSLSDMTVWMLERSMKTLALRVKAQNKNAQKLAEFLDKHSDVANVFYPGLKSHPEHELAKTQMRGFGGMLSFELNDGIDAMTFQKHLKLIKSSMSLAGVESTMLLPSRTSHALLSQNERDQIGISDRLIRFSVGIETFKDLKADIKQAIKTTKS
- the rlmF gene encoding 23S rRNA (adenine(1618)-N(6))-methyltransferase RlmF yields the protein MHKNNKHSENYDFQELVTIESELAQFVHTNKFDKITIDFSNSKAVKILNKALLKKHYGIQYWEFPNEHLCPPIPGRVEYIHVLNDLLKSSGLNKDIKILDIGTGATCIYPLLGSSEYGWHFIASELDQNALKNAEDILRKNDLKRQIELRFQENPQRVLEGILKSSDKISAAMCNPPFYKNEMEAEASNEKKLKGLGLDASQGKRNFSGTSKELIYPGGEKAFLHNYLYQSSLQKKSCFWFTSLVSKKELIKTMKSSLEKLGATEFKVIQMELGNKISRVVAWSFLNPKEQEAWKNSK
- the bshB1 gene encoding bacillithiol biosynthesis deacetylase BshB1, coding for MKLDILAFGSHPDDIELSCAGTIAKEIANGKKVGIVDLTRGELGTRGTAETRKSEAAEAAKILKVHVRENLAFDDGFFINDQTHQLEIIKMIRKYQPEIILCNAIKDRHIDHGKGSQLVRDACFLSGLKKIETSLEGEKQKQWRPTQVYNYIQWQPIEPDIIVDITGFETIKMESVLAYKTQFYDPNSNEPQTPISSKNFTDSILYRARDLGRLIGVEYAEGYTVDRYIGVDSLFHLK
- a CDS encoding RNA polymerase sigma factor, whose amino-acid sequence is MNQELIPDAVLVKNYMNGDESALSVLIKRHKQKIYGFIYSKVFDRDVTEDIFQDAFIKVIRNLKLGKYNEEGKFLPWVMRISHNLVIDHFRRNNRMPKFDNSGEFSIFSVLGDPALNAERRLIKDQVECDVRRLIEELPEDQKEVLVMRMYKDMSFKEISERTGVSINTALGRMRYALINLRKVIDKNNIVLTN
- the uvrA gene encoding excinuclease ABC subunit UvrA, with the protein product MANHILDVNPKHNIIIKGAQLHNLKNIDVVIPRNKLVVITGLSGSGKSSLAFDTLYAEGQRRYVESLSSYARQFLGRLNKPKVDYIKGIAPAIAIEQKVNSTNPRSTVGTTTEIYDYLKLLFARIGKTYSPISGDLVKKHRTKDVLNLVKSFEEREKLLLLAPITLEPGRSMEDKLNVLKQQGYARIQYKEDVLRIDDAIEKKIKADVFLVVDRIIVKHEDDFYNRLADAIETAFFEGKGTCIIESLSDKKRTEFNNRFELDGMVFLEPNPHLFSFNNPYGACPKCEGYGDVIGIDDDLVIPNTALSVYENAIFPWRGESMSWYRDQLVNNSHKFDFPIHKPFFELSDAQKQLIWEGNKYFEGLNDFFAELESKAYKIQNRVMLSRYRGKTKCSVCNGKRLRVEANYVKIANVTITDLVEMPLDRLVIFFKQLELNDHDLQIAERLLKEINSRLSFLSNVGLDYLTLNRKSNTLSGGESQRINLATSLGSSLVGSMYILDEPSIGLHPRDTEKLITVLKALRDLGNTVIVVEHDEDIMQASDEIIDIGPEAGTFGGEVVAVGTYADILKSESLTAKYLNGTMEIEVPKKRRQSKYHIDIIGARANNLQNIDVTFPLEMLTVITGVSGSGKSTLVKKILFPAIQKELTGFGDKPGQFSELKGNYKNIKQIEFVDQNPIGRSSRSNPVTYIKAYDDIRALFANQKLSKIRNFQAKHFSFNVDGGRCETCKGEGEVTIEMQFMADVHLLCETCNGKRFKKDVLEVAFEGKSIDDVLNMTIDDAVAFFETHKQDKIQKKLQPLQDVGLGYVTLGQSSSTLSGGEAQRIKLASFLGKGSKSDHALFIFDEPTTGLHFHDIKKLLKSFQALIAKGHSIIVIEHNLDLIKCADYIIDLGPGGGDRGGKLLAAGTPEDIVKNKSSITATYLKDKL